GGGCCGCCGCCGGCAGCGGCACGTCGAACTTCGGGAAGCACCAGATTGGCGTTCGCTGAAAAACGGTGAGGTGCGTGACAATTGGCGCGATCTCCGGGATGACTTGGACCGCCGATGCGCCGGTGCCGATAATTGCGACCCGCTTACCGGTCAAGTCTTGGCTGTGGTCCCAGCGTGCGGTGTGCATGGTGGTGCCGTCGAACAAGTCCACCCCGTCGATGTCGGGCAGTTTCGGTACGGTCAACACGCCGCTGGCGTTGATCACGAACCTGGCGGTCACCACACCGCCGGGGTCTGTCTGGATCCGCCATAGACGGTGCTCGTCGTCGTATTCGGCGGCCTGCACCTTGGTGTTGAACCGGATGCGGGACCGGATGGCATATTTGTCGACGCAGTGTTCGGCGTATGCGCGAAGTTCGTGGCCGGGTGCGTAGGTGCGCGACCAGCGCGGGCTCTGCTCGAACGAGAATTGGTAGGAAAACGACGGAATATCCACGGCGATACCGGGATAGGTGTTCCAGTACCAGGTTCCGCCGACTCCGTCGCCGGCTTCGATCAGCAGGTAATCGTGGAACCCGGCCCGGTCGAGCTTGATCGCCGCGCCGATCCCGGAGAATCCGGCGCCGACGATCAGTATCTGGTAGTCGGCCTTCATGAGCGCTCGCTTCCGATGAGGTGCAGCCCGTGCTTGGGTCGCAGGGTCAGTGTCGCCTCAAGTTCGACAGGGTAGTGCGGCGCGAGGTCAAAGACAAAGCGCTGACTCATGATTGCCGCGATCAACACCATTTCCATCAGGGCGAAGCTCTGTCCGATGCAGATGCGCCGGCCCCCTCCGAACGGCAGATAGGCCGAGCGGGGACGGTCCTTGGCGCCGTTGCCGAGAAACCGTTCGGGATTGAATTTCTCCGGGTCGGGCCACCAGCGGGGGTCGTGGTGGATGTGGTGGATCGGGATGACGACGGTGGTCCCGCGGCGGATGTGGTGCCCGCTGATGACGTCGTCCGCTGCGGCCTTGCGGGCGAGAACCCATACCGAGGAGAAGTAGCGCTGCGATTCCTGCAAGCAGGCCGTCGTCCACGGCAGCTTGCCCAGGTGGTCGGCGGTCGGCCGGCCGGTCCTCAGCACGTCGTCGACCTCGGCGAGCATCCGGTCGCGGGCATCGGGGTGCAGCGCCATCAGATACCAGAACCACGACATGGCGTTCGCGGTGGTTTCGTGGCCGGCGAGCATGAAGGTCAGCGCCTCGTCGCGGACCCGCTGGCGCGGCCAGCTTCCGTCGTCGGCGTGCAGCAGGACGTTGAGCAGGTCTTCGGAGTGGGTCGGATGGACCAGTCGGTCGTCGATCACCGCGTTGACCGCGGCGTCGAGCGCCAGCGTGATGTCCTGCATCTCCCGTAACGGCGGCGGCAGGTGGACGCCGGAGAAAGTGCACCAGACCAGCGCGTCGTACACCGGGCGCGGCATCAGCCCCCACAATGCCAGTCGTTCCAATTTCTCGGCCCGGCGCAGCCCGCGGGTCGCCAGATCATTCATGCTGTGGACCAGCGGCCCGAAATCCTGGCTGAACAGGGCATTGGCGACCACGCGCAGGGTCGCCTGGACCATCGTTTCGTGCATGTCGAACGGCGTGGCGGGCACTAGGGTAGCGGTGACGTCTTCGATCGGGTCGATCATCAGGTCGACGAGGCCGTTGAGGTGACGCCGGGCGAACGTCGGGTTCAGCACGCCGCGGTGCGCGGCCCACGAGTCGCCCTCATCGGTGAGCAGGTTGATGCCGGCCGCCGCGCGGATGGGCTCGTATTCGTCGGACTTGACGTATTTCAGCCGCGCCTCGTGTAACACGTGGTCGATATAGCCGGGATGCGTGATGGAAACGAAACGTCTTCCAGCACAGCGAAATCGGACGATATCGCTGCCGCGCACCCGGCCCAGGAATCCGTCGCCGGCATCGAAGCCGACGGTGAGGGCCTCACGCGTCATCGTCCAGGTGCTCAGGCGTCTGGCTGGTCTGTTCAAGGGTCGCTCGGCGATCGCACTGGCCATGGGGTCACGGTATGGGCGACGTCGGCCGCCGGTAATGAGACTATGGGACAAAGAGTTGGGAATTGAGGACAGTCATGGGACACGTGCAAGCCGAGGTGAGTCACGGGATCTATGCGACCCGGGTGCTGTGCGAGGTGGCTAACGAGCGCGGGGTGCCCACCAGCGATGTGCTTGCTGGCACCGCGATCCAGCCGGCGGATCTCGATGATCCCGATGCCGTCATCAGTGCCGGCGACGAGATCCTTGCCGTCCGCCGATTGCTGGCCCGGCTGCCGGACCATGCGGGGATCGGGGTCGACGTGGGCAGCCGGTTCACGCTCACCCATTTGGGACTGTTCGGGTTTGCGGTGATGTCTTGTGCCACTTTGCGCGAACTCTTCAGCATCGCGATGCGCTACTTCGCGCTGACGATGTTGCACATCGACGTCCGGTTGTTCGAAACGGCCGGAGACTGTTTACTCGAGCTGGACGCCGGTCACTTGCCGGCCGACGTGCGGCGGTTTTTCATCGAACGCGATATCGCCGGAATCCTCTCCACCACAACAAGTTTCGCATTGCCAGTGGCGGCCAAGTATGCCGAGCAGGTGTCGGCGGAAGTGGCGGTCGACGAGCGGTTGCTGCGGCCGCTGCTCGAACTGGTGCCGATTCATCACGTCGCATTCGGCCGGGCCCACAACCGGTTGCATTTCCCGCGCGCCATGTTCGACGAGCCGTTGCCGCAGGCAGATCGGCATACCCTGGAAATGTGTATGGCGCAGTGTGACGTGCTGATGCAGCGCAATGAGCAACGCCGGGGCATCACTGCGCTGGTGCGCACCAAGCTGTTTCGTGATTCCGGACTGTTTCCGACGCTGCCCGACGTCGCGGCCGGGCTTGGCGTGCACCCGCGCACACTGCGGCGCCGGCTTGCCGAGGAAGGCACGTCTTTTCGCGCCTTGCTGAACGAGGCGCGGTCCACCGTTGCCGTCGATTTGTTGTGCAATGTCGGCCTGACCACCGAAGAGGTATCCAGGCGGCTGGGCTATACCGAGGTCTCGACGTTCTCGCACGCCTTCAAACGGTGGTACGGCGTGGCACCCAGCGCGTATCCACAGCGAAACTAGGAAGCGGCAGCTAAGCGCGCAACGCCTGCTTCAGCGCAGCCAGCCCGCGGCTGGCGGCCTCGGCCGCGGCGGGCACCACCAGCGCAAATTGACATAGCCGTGCACCATGTTCAGCTCGTTGCACCATTGCGCGGCAACACCGGCGGCGTTCAGCAACTCGGCATATCGGGCACCGTGGTCGCGCAGCGGATCGTGTGCGGCGGTACGGACAAACGCCGGGGGCAGGCCGGACAAGTCGCCGTTGGCCGGGGCCGGGGTGGCCGGCAGCGTGATGTGGTCGCTGAGGTCGGGCTCCGGCACGTACCACGACAGGAACGCTTCGATGACCTCCGTGTCCAGGATGGGTGCTGCGGCGTTCTCGGTGAACGACGGCAACGTCAGGTCGCCGATACACGACGGCTACCACAGCAACTGGTAGACCAGCTCCGGTCCGCCGTTGTCGCGGGCCAGCTGCGCCATGATCGCCGAGATATTGCCGCCGGCCGAATCACCGGCTACGGCAATCCGCTTGGGGTCGCCGCCGAGTTCTTCGGCGTGTTCGCCGACCCAGCGCAGGGCCGCCCGGCTGTCCTCGATCCCGGCCGGGTGGGGATGCTCGGGGGCCAGCCGGTAGTCGACGGACACCACGATGGCGTCGGCGCCGACGGCATGCGCGCGGGCGACGTGGTCATGGGCGTCCACACTGCCGAGCGACCAGCACGTACCGTCGCAGCTACCCGTGCAGCGCCTCGCGCAACGCCGTCAGCCCGCGATCCATCGCGGCGGTGGCCGCCGGCACCACACCGGCGTAGCCCACGTAGCCGTGCACCATCGTCTCGGCGTTGTGCACCTCGACGGGCACGCCGGCGGCGCTGAGCAGCTCGCCATAGCGGATGCCGTCGTCGCGCAGCGGGTCGTATCCGGCGACGCCGATGTAGGCCGGCGGCAGGCCGGCCAGGTCCTCCGCCCGGCCCGGCGCCATTCCCGCCGGCGGGTCAGACAAGTCGATTCCGCCTGCGTACCAACGAGAGAACGCGGCCACCGCCTTGGCGTCCAGGATCTGCGCGGTGGCGTTCTCGGTGAACGACGGCAGCGACTGATCCCACATCGTGGAGGGATACCACAACAGCTGGAAAGCCAGGTTCGGTCCGGCATTGTCACGAGCTTGCTGCGCCATCACCGCTGCGATGGTGCCACCCGCCGAATCCCCGGCGACTGCCAACCGGGTGCTGTCGGCCTCGATGTCGGCAGCCCGTTCGGCGGCCCATAACATTGCGGCCCAGGCGTCTTCGATCGCGGCAGGATAGGGATGCTCCGGCGCCAGCCGGTAGTCGACCGACACGATCACCGCGCCGGCGCCCACGGCATGGTGACGGCAGGTGCCGTCATGGGTGTCGAGATCGCCCATCACGAAACCGCCACCGTGGAAGTACAGCACCACCGGCGGGGGACCGACTTGAGCGGAATCACTTGGTGGCCAATAGATCCGGATGCCGATACCGCCGGCTGGCCCGTCGATCGACCGGTCTTCGACGCGTAGGTCGGGGTGGACCGGCCGGCGCGGCAAATCGCGCATCCGCTGACGCACGGCGTCGATTCCGTCATCGGTTGATAGCCGAAAGGGAACCGCATCCAGTACCTTCAGCAGGATGGAGTCGAGAGCGGGTCGTTCGTCGGCGGTCTGGTCCAAGCTGGGCATGCAGGTACCGTACGCATCGCGTCTGGTGGCCGGTGCTTGGGTGGTGGCCGGGTGGGCGGGTCTGGCTTACGGCGTGTACTTGACCGTGATCGCGATGAGCCGTCCGCCGGGCACCGGATTGACCGGAC
The nucleotide sequence above comes from Mycobacterium pseudokansasii. Encoded proteins:
- a CDS encoding cytochrome P450 is translated as MASAIAERPLNRPARRLSTWTMTREALTVGFDAGDGFLGRVRGSDIVRFRCAGRRFVSITHPGYIDHVLHEARLKYVKSDEYEPIRAAAGINLLTDEGDSWAAHRGVLNPTFARRHLNGLVDLMIDPIEDVTATLVPATPFDMHETMVQATLRVVANALFSQDFGPLVHSMNDLATRGLRRAEKLERLALWGLMPRPVYDALVWCTFSGVHLPPPLREMQDITLALDAAVNAVIDDRLVHPTHSEDLLNVLLHADDGSWPRQRVRDEALTFMLAGHETTANAMSWFWYLMALHPDARDRMLAEVDDVLRTGRPTADHLGKLPWTTACLQESQRYFSSVWVLARKAAADDVISGHHIRRGTTVVIPIHHIHHDPRWWPDPEKFNPERFLGNGAKDRPRSAYLPFGGGRRICIGQSFALMEMVLIAAIMSQRFVFDLAPHYPVELEATLTLRPKHGLHLIGSERS
- a CDS encoding AraC family transcriptional regulator, whose translation is MGHVQAEVSHGIYATRVLCEVANERGVPTSDVLAGTAIQPADLDDPDAVISAGDEILAVRRLLARLPDHAGIGVDVGSRFTLTHLGLFGFAVMSCATLRELFSIAMRYFALTMLHIDVRLFETAGDCLLELDAGHLPADVRRFFIERDIAGILSTTTSFALPVAAKYAEQVSAEVAVDERLLRPLLELVPIHHVAFGRAHNRLHFPRAMFDEPLPQADRHTLEMCMAQCDVLMQRNEQRRGITALVRTKLFRDSGLFPTLPDVAAGLGVHPRTLRRRLAEEGTSFRALLNEARSTVAVDLLCNVGLTTEEVSRRLGYTEVSTFSHAFKRWYGVAPSAYPQRN
- a CDS encoding alpha/beta hydrolase, yielding MPSLDQTADERPALDSILLKVLDAVPFRLSTDDGIDAVRQRMRDLPRRPVHPDLRVEDRSIDGPAGGIGIRIYWPPSDSAQVGPPPVVLYFHGGGFVMGDLDTHDGTCRHHAVGAGAVIVSVDYRLAPEHPYPAAIEDAWAAMLWAAERAADIEADSTRLAVAGDSAGGTIAAVMAQQARDNAGPNLAFQLLWYPSTMWDQSLPSFTENATAQILDAKAVAAFSRWYAGGIDLSDPPAGMAPGRAEDLAGLPPAYIGVAGYDPLRDDGIRYGELLSAAGVPVEVHNAETMVHGYVGYAGVVPAATAAMDRGLTALREALHG